Proteins from a single region of Argopecten irradians isolate NY chromosome 7, Ai_NY, whole genome shotgun sequence:
- the LOC138327466 gene encoding heat shock 70 kDa protein 12B-like isoform X1 yields MGQMMIYKLYSHVFVYNDMECVSVTLLTICILYVFQTMAFRTPLISAAIDFGTTFSGYAFSFRHEYERDPLQISANNWIAGGRTLVSLKTPSTILLHSDGTFHSFGYDAENKYSELTENEEHHGWLYFKRFKMLLHNNRELRRSSMIQDINGKKMSAMTIFSMAIRYLREHLMEAINRQMDGIDEEVIRWVLTVPAIWDDSAKQFMREAAKEAGIAKDQLTLALEPEAASLYCMKQPMAKLSSVDRKTSFVEFEVGTKYMVIDIGGGTVDITLHEILPDRKIRELQAACGGSFGGTNVDSKFNQFLIKLFGNDVLTELKVKCMQDYLDLFRDFETKKRTIKPESDGRVNFRLPFLLMEIYKNTTEEDLSESIRNSSFSNTVIIRGDKMLIDAKIFKEFFKEAVDGVITSAEKAIKTTKELDISKILLVGGFSESQMLQSAIRHHFPGKTVVSPGDAGLAVLKGAVLFGHQPDTIKSRVMKYSYGVEVNEVFDPDIHPDIYKFWQARKSRWMCRNCFDPFVNAGDEVEVGSTVTRTYGPEEKDSTEGIGIYASSQVPRFITDSSCYRLGTMYIKMPNGGWPLDATLEVEMKFGGTEFTVKMTDEWFGDSYTDSFDFLKK; encoded by the exons ATGGGACAGATGATGATATACAAGTTATATagccatgtgtttgtttacaatgacatggagtgtgtttCAGTTACTTTATTGACGATTTGCATCC TTTATGTATTTCAGACGATGGCTTTCCGCACTCCACTGATTTCGGCAGCGATAGATTTTGGGACTACTTTCTCTGGTTACGCTTTCTCCTTCCGCCACGAATACGAGCGGGACCCGCTACAGATATCGGCCAATAACTGGATAGCAGGAGGACGGACGTTAGTATCACTGAAAACACCGTCAACGATCCTTCTACACTCAGACGGAACGTTTCATTCCTTTGGATACGATGCCGAGAACAAGTATTCAGAATTAACGGAGAACGAAGAACACCATGGCTGGCTGTACTTCAAACGGTTCAAAATGCTGCTACACAACAACAGG GAACTCCGTCGGTCCAGTATGATACAGGACATCAATGGGAAGAAGATGTCGGCCATGACGATATTTTCTATGGCTATCCGCTACCTCCGGGAACACCTGATGGAGGCCATTAATAGACAGATGGACGGTATAGACGAGGAGGTGATCCGCTGGGTCCTCACCGTACCAGCCATCTGGGACGACAGCGCCAAGCAATTCATGCGGGAGGCGGCGAAGGAA gcaGGGATCGCCAAAGATCAACTGACTTTGGCCTTAGAACCAGAGGCTGCGTCATTGTACTGCATGAAACAGCCAATGGCAAAGCTCAGCTCGGTAGACAGgaaaacatcctttgtggagtTTGAGGTCGGCACGAAGTACATGGTTATAGATATTGGAG GTGGAACTGTGGACATCACCCTACACGAAATCCTTCCAGACAGGAAGATCCGTGAGCTTCAGGCCGCCTGTGGTGGATCGTTCGGAGGCACCAACGTAGATAGCAAATTCAATCAGTTTCTGATCAAGCTCTTTGGAAACGACGTTCTAACTGAACTTAAAGTTAAATGCATGCAGGACTACCTGGACCTGTTCCGTGATTTTGAGACAAAGAAAAGAACGATAAAACCAGAGTCAGATGGTCGGGTCAATTTTCGTCTCCCCTTCCTATTAATGGAAATCTACAAGAACACAACTGAGGAGGATTTAAGTGAATCCATACGTAACTCTTCTTTCAGCAACACCGTCATCATTCGAGGTGACAAGATGTTGATTGACGCAAAGATATTTAAGGAGTTTTTCAAAGAGGCAGTGGATGGTGTCATAACTAGTGCAGAAAAGGCTATAAAAACTACCAAAGAATTAGATATTTCTAAAATACTACTTGTCGGCGGCTTTTCCGAGTCGCAGATGCTGCAGTCAGCCATCCGACATCACTTTCCAGGGAAAACTGTTGTGTCTCCAGGGGATGCCGGTCTTGCAGTTCTGAAAGGAGCCGTTTTGTTTGGGCATCAACCTGACACTATCAAATCCAGAGTAATGAAGTACTCGTATGGTGTGGAAGTGAACGAGGTTTTTGATCCGGACATTCATCCCGATATCTACAAGTTCTGGCAGGCGAGAAAAAGTAGATGGATGTGTCGGAACTGTTTTGATCCGTTCGTTAATGCCGGAGATGAGGTTGAGGTTGGCAGTACTGTGACACGGACCTATGGACCAGAGGAAAAGGATTCCACAGAGGGTATCGGTATCTATGCATCTTCACAAGTACCCAGATTTATCACAGATTCATCCTGTTATAGACTCGGTACCATGTACATCAAAATGCCGAATGGCGGGTGGCCTTTGGATGCCACCCTCGAAGTGGAAATGAAGTTCGGAGGAACGGAATTCACAGTAAAGATGACTGATGAGTGGTTTGGAGACTCCTACACAGATTCTTTCGATTTTCTTAAGAAATGA
- the LOC138327466 gene encoding heat shock 70 kDa protein 12B-like isoform X2, whose translation MAFRTPLISAAIDFGTTFSGYAFSFRHEYERDPLQISANNWIAGGRTLVSLKTPSTILLHSDGTFHSFGYDAENKYSELTENEEHHGWLYFKRFKMLLHNNRELRRSSMIQDINGKKMSAMTIFSMAIRYLREHLMEAINRQMDGIDEEVIRWVLTVPAIWDDSAKQFMREAAKEAGIAKDQLTLALEPEAASLYCMKQPMAKLSSVDRKTSFVEFEVGTKYMVIDIGGGTVDITLHEILPDRKIRELQAACGGSFGGTNVDSKFNQFLIKLFGNDVLTELKVKCMQDYLDLFRDFETKKRTIKPESDGRVNFRLPFLLMEIYKNTTEEDLSESIRNSSFSNTVIIRGDKMLIDAKIFKEFFKEAVDGVITSAEKAIKTTKELDISKILLVGGFSESQMLQSAIRHHFPGKTVVSPGDAGLAVLKGAVLFGHQPDTIKSRVMKYSYGVEVNEVFDPDIHPDIYKFWQARKSRWMCRNCFDPFVNAGDEVEVGSTVTRTYGPEEKDSTEGIGIYASSQVPRFITDSSCYRLGTMYIKMPNGGWPLDATLEVEMKFGGTEFTVKMTDEWFGDSYTDSFDFLKK comes from the exons ATGGCTTTCCGCACTCCACTGATTTCGGCAGCGATAGATTTTGGGACTACTTTCTCTGGTTACGCTTTCTCCTTCCGCCACGAATACGAGCGGGACCCGCTACAGATATCGGCCAATAACTGGATAGCAGGAGGACGGACGTTAGTATCACTGAAAACACCGTCAACGATCCTTCTACACTCAGACGGAACGTTTCATTCCTTTGGATACGATGCCGAGAACAAGTATTCAGAATTAACGGAGAACGAAGAACACCATGGCTGGCTGTACTTCAAACGGTTCAAAATGCTGCTACACAACAACAGG GAACTCCGTCGGTCCAGTATGATACAGGACATCAATGGGAAGAAGATGTCGGCCATGACGATATTTTCTATGGCTATCCGCTACCTCCGGGAACACCTGATGGAGGCCATTAATAGACAGATGGACGGTATAGACGAGGAGGTGATCCGCTGGGTCCTCACCGTACCAGCCATCTGGGACGACAGCGCCAAGCAATTCATGCGGGAGGCGGCGAAGGAA gcaGGGATCGCCAAAGATCAACTGACTTTGGCCTTAGAACCAGAGGCTGCGTCATTGTACTGCATGAAACAGCCAATGGCAAAGCTCAGCTCGGTAGACAGgaaaacatcctttgtggagtTTGAGGTCGGCACGAAGTACATGGTTATAGATATTGGAG GTGGAACTGTGGACATCACCCTACACGAAATCCTTCCAGACAGGAAGATCCGTGAGCTTCAGGCCGCCTGTGGTGGATCGTTCGGAGGCACCAACGTAGATAGCAAATTCAATCAGTTTCTGATCAAGCTCTTTGGAAACGACGTTCTAACTGAACTTAAAGTTAAATGCATGCAGGACTACCTGGACCTGTTCCGTGATTTTGAGACAAAGAAAAGAACGATAAAACCAGAGTCAGATGGTCGGGTCAATTTTCGTCTCCCCTTCCTATTAATGGAAATCTACAAGAACACAACTGAGGAGGATTTAAGTGAATCCATACGTAACTCTTCTTTCAGCAACACCGTCATCATTCGAGGTGACAAGATGTTGATTGACGCAAAGATATTTAAGGAGTTTTTCAAAGAGGCAGTGGATGGTGTCATAACTAGTGCAGAAAAGGCTATAAAAACTACCAAAGAATTAGATATTTCTAAAATACTACTTGTCGGCGGCTTTTCCGAGTCGCAGATGCTGCAGTCAGCCATCCGACATCACTTTCCAGGGAAAACTGTTGTGTCTCCAGGGGATGCCGGTCTTGCAGTTCTGAAAGGAGCCGTTTTGTTTGGGCATCAACCTGACACTATCAAATCCAGAGTAATGAAGTACTCGTATGGTGTGGAAGTGAACGAGGTTTTTGATCCGGACATTCATCCCGATATCTACAAGTTCTGGCAGGCGAGAAAAAGTAGATGGATGTGTCGGAACTGTTTTGATCCGTTCGTTAATGCCGGAGATGAGGTTGAGGTTGGCAGTACTGTGACACGGACCTATGGACCAGAGGAAAAGGATTCCACAGAGGGTATCGGTATCTATGCATCTTCACAAGTACCCAGATTTATCACAGATTCATCCTGTTATAGACTCGGTACCATGTACATCAAAATGCCGAATGGCGGGTGGCCTTTGGATGCCACCCTCGAAGTGGAAATGAAGTTCGGAGGAACGGAATTCACAGTAAAGATGACTGATGAGTGGTTTGGAGACTCCTACACAGATTCTTTCGATTTTCTTAAGAAATGA